CCTCTTCACTTTTTCTCTGCTTCTGTTGGATTGTGCTTTAGTGAAATGCAAGTCATTTTGTTCAGTACAAAGGTGATGGTGAAATTCTCTAGCTTGCAACATACAGGAGGTTAGAACAGAAGATCTTGTGGTGGATATTGGCCTTAAAATGCATGAATCTATGAGTCACACTATTTTTGAAGGTTGGTATTTTCAAAGTAGGCCAACAGATTTACATACAGGATTGCCAAttccaaacattcaaaaatcacgAGTCAGTCTCTAGAAAATGAAGAGAGTGGATTAACAATCAAAACTGTATAACAAATCcatttttctttgccttctggGTTTTCAGCCCCTAGGTCAGACTCCGTTCACGTTTACAACTATTTAAAACGAAATCTAAGATTCGTCTCTAATCAACTGACTCCAGTAACTGGAGCTTTAGCATAacagaaataaaagcaaacagcattctggggtgtattaatagGAGTGCTGGAACCAAGACATGAGAGGTATTCTCCATCTCTACTGTGTACTCAGCTGGACtactaagaagtcctgtggcaccttatagactaacagatagtttggagcataagcttccgtgggcaaagacccactttgtcatgccatgactgcaggagactggacttgatcatTTCTGAAGGTTTCTTCCATGTTCTAGTAATCTGTGATCTTATGATTTGTGAGAAAATCACAAATTGGCAACACTGTAATTGTCAAAATCCCAGTGAAATTCAGTGGAACGGAGTACCTAGCTCCATTCCCACTGGAAACCCCAAATCTAATTGTGTGCACTTTGTGCTGTTATGATGCATCATGGGAAGCCCATGACTTCTGTGCTTCATGGGAGGTGAGTCCAGCTGGGGACCCTTGTCCATAGCAGAAAGAATGGAGGCATCGGACATCCCAGTTACAACTCTCACAAGGCACCACTTTGCAGGAGAACCAGTTACTATAAAACAGCTaagctggttgggaattttccaTTGAAACGTGTCTTTGACAGAGAATGtgttttctgtaaaatgggaattttATGTGGGAAAATGTTGATTCAGTCATTTTGTGTAAAACAAATCTGTtggaacaaataaaaaaaaaaacggttAGTTGGGGTTAGTCTGAAGCTAATCTCCATCTGCCCAAGCCACTGTTGTGCTATGTGGGTGCCTCATGGCTTTGTCTTTCCCTTTGTCTTTCCGTTTGGGCAAGGTTTGTTGtgtggactacatctcccatgatgcttCCCAGTCTCCCCTCTGGCGGGTATTGGTGCATCATAGGAATCCCATGACCTCTAAGCATCATGGGAGTTGTGGTGTCTCCGGTGAGGGGGTGCAGTACATAAAAGACActcaaactacaactcccatgaggcaccacAATGGTTAGGTGAATGCAGTGCTTGGGAATGTGGGGTGATTCTCCACTGTTCTCAGTGGGATGGGAAGATTCTCCGTTATTTCCAGTGGTAGCTTATCTGTATCATAACGTATTTGTGTTGCCCCATATTTTGCCCCTCCTGGCCTGGCACAAACCCAGCTGCTGAAGGCCTTGCTGAGTCTATGCCGTGCTGGTAGTGGTTGCCTTTGCTGATGCTTtgccctcctctctccctccccgcagGAAGAAGCTCGCTATGGCTCCAGCCCTCTGGCTATGCTAACAGCCACGTGCAATAAATTTGGAGGCTCCAGTCCGATCCGGGATTCAGCTACACCAGGAAAAGCAGGGAACCCTTTGGGGAAGAAGCTGTACCAGCTGGGAGCCGAGCAGTCCAGCCCCAAGCTCCGCAGCTCTGAGGCCATGGCAGATTCCTATACGGCCGCTTTCCCCAGTGGGAACGGGCTGATGTCCCCCTCAGCCAGTCCACAAGCCTCCACCACCTACGGCAATGACTACAGCCCCTTCTCCCactccttcccagcctcctccagctCTCAGGACCCCTCATCCCTCCTGGTGTCCAAGGGCCACCCCTCGTCCGAGTGTCTTCccagcgtctacacgtccctagACATGCCGCACCCTTACGGCTCCTGGTACAAAGCTGGCATCCATCCAGGGatctccagcagcaccagcaatgcCACGGCCTCCTGGTGGGACGTGCACTCCAATACCAACTGGCTGAGTGCCCAGCCCCAGTCGGACGGCCTACAGGGCTCCCTTCAGCCCGTACCAGCCCAGACATCCCTGAGCCCCCAGCTTCCCAGCTACAGCTCCGACTTCACCACCTTGAACCCTGCCCCCTACCCAGCTGTGGGCATCACCTCTTCCTCGCACCTCCTCCCTTCCGGCCAACACATGCTGTCCCAGGAGATGTACAAGCCCAAGCCTGTGGCCAACAATTCCCTGATGGAAGGTGGGATTGGACTAAAGGCCCCCCGGGGCGGTTCCTTCAGCGGCACCACTGGCCGCTCGACATGCGACTGCCCCAACTGCCAGGAGCTGGAACGGCTCGGGGCCTCGGCCGCCAGCCTGCGGAAGAAGCCCATCCACAGCTGCCACATCCCGGGATGCGGGAAGGTCTACGGCAAGGCCTCCCACCTCAAGGCCCACCTGCGGTGGCACACAGGCGAGCGCCCCTTCGTCTGCAACTGGCTGTTCTGCGGCAAACGCTTCACCCGCTCGGACGAGCTGGAGCGGCACGTCCGCACCCACACCCGGGAGAAGAAGTTCACCTGCCTGCTCTGTAACAAGAGGTTCACCCGCAGCGACCACCTCAGCAAGCACCAGAAGACCCACACCGAGATGGGGGCGGCCAAGCCTGCCGAGGGCGAAGccgagagggaggagggggctaCTGGTGGCTCCCCAGGTGGTGCCATGCAGGATGGGCTGGCCAACAACGATAAGGACACCACCAGCCCTGAACGAAGCAGCTTGCTGGAGATCTAAGCTCAGGGTGGAGCTTCTcctccagcctcctcttcctccttcaccTCCTCTTTAATCCCCCCCCCGTCACTGAGGTAATTTATTTCCTGGGGGCAGCGTTGGCTCAGGTGTAGAGGCCAAGCAGGTTCTTGGACAGGAGCCTCTCAGAACCCTTGCTTtctgctccacccccagctggccacaggaGAGTCAAATGAGCTTGATACAAGGTCACGCCCAACAGGGGCTGGGATTTGAACCTGAGTCCCCAAGTCTCTGGTGTGTCCTTGGCCGTGAACTGGCCTCCTGAGACTCTCATCCTACCCCGCCGGGAATCTCTCGCAGAGCCACTGGTGTCGTCTTTCCAAGGAATTACTCAATGTTGACTGagttgtgtgtgtgggagggccgGGGGACCATCTCCCAGTTGGGACAGCTCAGCAAGCGCTTGATCCTGGGTGCTGTGAACCTGAGCCTGCAAATTGAAAGGGACTACTCATGAGTTTGGTGTTCAGCGGGTGTTTCGGCAGATTTGGGCCCAGGAACTCAGCACCTGCCCAGGTTGGTGCATCAGAACCTGTGCGCTCGAATCAGAGAGGCGGATACAAAAAACCCCTTGTCTGCCTCTGCAAAAGGGGGACCACCAGTCACTACGTGGCAGTACCCAGAGGAGCGTCCACCCCTTCCTCAGTGTATTTAATCTAGAAATGTAAGAATTATATTTATGTCTTAAGTTATGATGATGAATTAAGGGAACCGGGGTGGGGAGCTTCCAGGAGGCCTTTGTGTTTAAAGCACGGGAGAGGACTTTTAATTAGGGCTTCCTGTTAATTGGTGGTCTCTCTCCAGGGGGCATCTATGGTAAAAAATTAACCTGTATTTAGTCTTGCTCCCTTTTTTGGCTTTTGCTTCTTTATGATGGAGTTAAAAACAACAACCTGGAAtgtttccccttctccccttacagacctttttcttttcttttttatctgttttttaaacttctccttACTTTTTGTATCTTAGTAATATCAggaatttta
This sequence is a window from Carettochelys insculpta isolate YL-2023 chromosome 29, ASM3395843v1, whole genome shotgun sequence. Protein-coding genes within it:
- the SP7 gene encoding transcription factor Sp7 isoform X3, which encodes MHSGALESPDLAAIGFSQARWKLNPKELEKEEARYGSSPLAMLTATCNKFGGSSPIRDSATPGKAGNPLGKKLYQLGAEQSSPKLRSSEAMADSYTAAFPSGNGLMSPSASPQASTTYGNDYSPFSHSFPASSSSQDPSSLLVSKGHPSSECLPSVYTSLDMPHPYGSWYKAGIHPGISSSTSNATASWWDVHSNTNWLSAQPQSDGLQGSLQPVPAQTSLSPQLPSYSSDFTTLNPAPYPAVGITSSSHLLPSGQHMLSQEMYKPKPVANNSLMEGGIGLKAPRGGSFSGTTGRSTCDCPNCQELERLGASAASLRKKPIHSCHIPGCGKVYGKASHLKAHLRWHTGERPFVCNWLFCGKRFTRSDELERHVRTHTREKKFTCLLCNKRFTRSDHLSKHQKTHTEMGAAKPAEGEAEREEGATGGSPGGAMQDGLANNDKDTTSPERSSLLEI
- the SP7 gene encoding transcription factor Sp7 isoform X1, with the protein product MASPALEPVQGLDVSFHGDMLKLLVGSEEEARYGSSPLAMLTATCNKFGGSSPIRDSATPGKAGNPLGKKLYQLGAEQSSPKLRSSEAMADSYTAAFPSGNGLMSPSASPQASTTYGNDYSPFSHSFPASSSSQDPSSLLVSKGHPSSECLPSVYTSLDMPHPYGSWYKAGIHPGISSSTSNATASWWDVHSNTNWLSAQPQSDGLQGSLQPVPAQTSLSPQLPSYSSDFTTLNPAPYPAVGITSSSHLLPSGQHMLSQEMYKPKPVANNSLMEGGIGLKAPRGGSFSGTTGRSTCDCPNCQELERLGASAASLRKKPIHSCHIPGCGKVYGKASHLKAHLRWHTGERPFVCNWLFCGKRFTRSDELERHVRTHTREKKFTCLLCNKRFTRSDHLSKHQKTHTEMGAAKPAEGEAEREEGATGGSPGGAMQDGLANNDKDTTSPERSSLLEI
- the SP7 gene encoding transcription factor Sp7 isoform X2, giving the protein MLTATCNKFGGSSPIRDSATPGKAGNPLGKKLYQLGAEQSSPKLRSSEAMADSYTAAFPSGNGLMSPSASPQASTTYGNDYSPFSHSFPASSSSQDPSSLLVSKGHPSSECLPSVYTSLDMPHPYGSWYKAGIHPGISSSTSNATASWWDVHSNTNWLSAQPQSDGLQGSLQPVPAQTSLSPQLPSYSSDFTTLNPAPYPAVGITSSSHLLPSGQHMLSQEMYKPKPVANNSLMEGGIGLKAPRGGSFSGTTGRSTCDCPNCQELERLGASAASLRKKPIHSCHIPGCGKVYGKASHLKAHLRWHTGERPFVCNWLFCGKRFTRSDELERHVRTHTREKKFTCLLCNKRFTRSDHLSKHQKTHTEMGAAKPAEGEAEREEGATGGSPGGAMQDGLANNDKDTTSPERSSLLEI